CGCTTCGCAGATATACGTTGCCCGATTCGATCATGTCGGTGGGTGTGTGGATAACGACCCGCACTGGAGTTGGCTGGCCGCGGATGAGAATCGCCGGCTGGGGGAGGAGAACCTCGACTTTGACTGATGGCGAGTATTTCAGACTATATGATGGGCATGAGCCGTCGGCGTGCTCTTGATCCATTAATGTATTTCGTTGGCGCGCATATCTTCGGCCAGATTTGTCATCCATCGCCACTGATAGAACGCAGGACGATCTGGGGAGCGATGTCGTGGTTGGGGTGCAGCTGAAGGGGATCTCAACCGCCACGCTCTTGACTTTTGTCATTGGACCGAGAATGCAGCGGCCCACCGAGACGACAATGCCGTATGTTACTTTGACGCTCATTTCGGGCTCGATTATGTTCATTGAAGGCGGGAGTTGGCACTTTTGAGGTCTGGCGCAGTAGCAGTTGGCCTCGGCTGGGAATTGGAAGTCGATGGGGGTGGTGTATATCGATTCGCCAgaggcttcatcttcgtcccaCTGCAAATCTCTGTATTCGATTTTCCTTGTTTCCTCAAACAACTAGTAGTGATACATGTTAGTCATTCTCAATGTACTTGATTGCTTGTACAAGATGACACGACGCCACTTACCACTGTTGTAAACTGTCCCGGGCTGGCCCCATTAACATGTGTGGGAAACGACACCACCATGGTGCCGACGAATTTGACCGAGATGCGAGGCGATTTGTGAAAGGTAGGACCTCGGATTTCGAACAAGGCTTTTACGTGGTCTTGCGCAAGATACGGCCCCTGGTGGGCATCTTGCAGATCGAGATTCAGCTTCATAGTGGGAGAATTGGGTGACCAGGGCGTGGTGGAGGTCTCGTTGGTGTCGCGAAGACAGTCCGGAGTAGTTGTACGGCAGTTGACTATACATTAAATGTATTTGTGTACAAGATTAATTATATGTGATAACGTCGCATTGAGTCAATTAGTAGCAAGCGTGTATTAGATGTTGATGGTGTTCATGATTCAACTGCCTGCCatgtgcatatatatatattcaatCGTGATAGCTATCCACTTTGCAAAACACACCATGCAAGCCACCCGTTTGACCTATCAGTTTGTCTTTCACGATTACCGACAATCGCCGAGCTAGTTAATTTTTCTAGAACAC
The Trichoderma asperellum chromosome 7, complete sequence DNA segment above includes these coding regions:
- a CDS encoding uncharacterized protein (EggNog:ENOG41); translation: MKLNLDLQDAHQGPYLAQDHVKALFEIRGPTFHKSPRISVKFVGTMVVSFPTHVNGASPGQFTTVLFEETRKIEYRDLQWDEDEASGESIYTTPIDFQFPAEANCYCARPQKCQLPPSMNIIEPEMSVKVTYGIVVSVGRCILGPMTKVKSVAVEIPFSCTPTTTSLPRSSCVLSVAMDDKSGRRYARQRNTLMDQEHADGSCPSYSLKYSPSVKVEVLLPQPAILIRGQPTPVRVVIHTPTDMIESGNVYLRSVSMDLKSTVMTSVGMLPRTATQRKHGCSMAGAVKIDSEVFELDSGAWGNFFVMNTKPTTESCIVRLDHAMEIVTGISIGLGSDIKYAVATFDVVVMDPPPAYEVGDAIQLQA